The DNA region GCGTCCATCAACCTATCATAATTTATGTTGCAAAAGGGTTTCTCGGCCTAGAATTTGGCGACCTTTAATGCTTTAGTTCATTGCGTCGTTCGTTCTCCTTCTTGGTATATACAACATCTCAATAATCCACATATTTCAAccaaaaaactttattttttaaaagtattaaatcATTTCCTTCTCAATATCagattcaagaaaaaaaaaatatagattctCATGATTTTGAtacaaaagtaaataaaaagttaaattataacattacgaaaaataatatttgaattttattaataattcaaattgaattttgttagaaataaatgaatttttggtATGATGTCCAATCTTACTTCTTTTGTTATAACAAGTAAAGAGAGGTAGAATGTTGATCTATTAAATGGTTTTAAGAAGTGATTGTACCTAGCTATAGATACCTACTATAAATATGAGAAGGCAACATACATGCCATAACAAGAAATACGCTAGAGAATCAACTTGTTGGTTTGTATAACTCAAATGCCAAAATTGTCATACAAATTACGAGATGGGACATTGCTCGGCTCGATGGGTGAATGACCTAAAATAGAGGTTCATGATACCGTTCAAATGAGACCAGgcaacattattttttaacaagttATTGCGAGAACGGGAATAAATAGGCCATACACCAATTTCGCTTTCTTTACTCCGACAAATTTGTATAGTGTCGTTACACTAGTCAATTTTTTGGAGTAAGAAATAGTCATTTCTAGTAGACCTAGCTAGTGTATATTGAACATTTTCTTTCTCATACGACGATAAAGATGTTGTTGAAGGAGAGCCCCAAGACGATCACTACCACTTTATTGAGTGGGAAAGACACGCATAAAAAACATAAGTTTCTTACTATAGAGAAGGAAAGTTGTCCTcacacaaaaataaacaaaaaaaatccaacaaagTTATGCAAAACATGAATAAGAAGGAACGAGAATGACACAATCAGAACTCGAGAAGAATAGACAAAGATTTCATAGTTGTGTCAcctaacaacaacaaaataaaaggAGCAAAGCTAATCTAAGAACCAATTAACCTTTGGCAAGGTCTTCCAACTTTATGTTGATTACAGTTTTTTTCAAGAATCTTAATTTGAAATAACGATAAACCTCGCTAGTTTTTGCGCTTTCATTGTATGGATATTAGTTAGtgtcatttttatttgataataactCATTTAATGACTTATAACATACTTAGTTTATCGCACAATTAATGTGACTTTTGTGTTGACATGTTAATGaatgaaaagtaacaaaattttaaaaataacatgatAATTAATCAAGTTGATTTAGCTTAGAAAAAATGGTGGAAAGAATGTCCATATTGagatgaaattatttttgttgagaTGAATATTAGGAGGagattatttaacttattcaaatttgagtttttctaacaatatataactaaaatcaTTGAGGTTTGAAGACCACTTGTGTGTTGGAAGTTAACATTGATCATTAAGACTTACAACTTGATTGATTGTCTTTTTTCTGATGGATATTTGTAATGGTTTCCTCAAATAGAATTatgaagaatatttttttattaaacttaattagGACATCGATCTCTTTCTTGATTCTTTTCTGTTTGGTTATTTATGCTTCTTTCCATTCCTTTTCCACATTCAATTTCTAAATTTAGCGACTCTTCACAACTTTATAAAGCTGTCATCAATTATATTTTGTCGTTTACAAAGCTAGAAAAAACTCACTCCTTAGAATTTACGTGCCATGTTACATAATCTTTTCCCGTTTATAGTAGAAATtcttaaaatcctaaaaaatggttttaatcacaactataatattatttttttattaaagtacCGTAAAGGTGATATATAACATTAAtgggttatttttataattaattaatgaatatgaataattaaaaaggatTAATAGTGAGCTAATTAAATAGACCTTAATTATGACAAATCatgcaatatatataatataagaacaTACTAAAATTGAacccataatttattttatgaggTGATTAATGACACCTTTCTATCTACTTTGAAAtggaaaaaaggaaaataatatgAACTCTTTAATGGTGCCCACAGCAGTTTTTTCCAGTTAAAgcctttttttaatatatatgatttcaaTTTTTCACTCCACCGTCCTCtctctataatatattatagattagTGTATGTAAGGTCCCACCATTTAAATGCTCTATACCAAACTATAAAAGAGTCTCTTATAGTGTGACAAATTAAATTCCCCAAGTCTTTATTCAGATATAATACTCTCTATACCaaactatatatttttcctttctctctcctctctctagGATATATAAGGACATGGATATCAAAGGACTTAAGCTTGGCATTGGCCATGGGGTCATAAATCGGCAACGGAATTTGCAGCTTCATGCTCCACGTGGAATGTCCGTGATGCCACGTGGAGGAAtgttaatgaagaaaataacTTGTTCCTCAATCAAGACAGGCGTTAATATGGACCAACGGGCTGACGTGGTTGCCACCGGGAGGCTCAGCGACATGTGGCAAGACTACCAAGGGAGCAACCATTGGGACGGATTGCTAGACCCTATGGACGACAATCTACGTGGCGAGATATTGAGATACGGGGATTTTGTGGATGCGGCCTACATGTCGTTCGACTTTGACACGTCATCACCAGGGTACGCCACGTGTCGGTTCCCGAAAAACACGATGTTGTCGGACTGCGGGCTTGGGGGAAGGGGTTATACGACGACGAGGTATTTACGGGCCACGAGTGGTGTCCGGTTGCCGAGGTGGGTCGATGACAGGGCGCCGAGTTGGATATCGGCACGGTCTAGCTGGATGGGTTACGTGGCGGTGTGTAATGACAAAGAAGAGATATCGAGGCTGGGTAGGCGTGACGTTGTTATTGCATATAGGGGAACAGCCACTTGTCTCGAATGGGTGGAGAATGTACGTGCCACGTTGACTTGCTTAGATGGCGAATCGGGTCAGAACCCAACGGAAAATAACCCGATGGTGGAAAGTGGTTTTTTGAGTTTATACACTTCTAGAACTTCACCAAGTGATCAAAGTCTACGTGATAGTGTGAAGGAAGAGATGGCTAGGATCATGCAAACTTATGGCGATGAGCCGCTCAGCGTTACGGTCGTTGGCCATAGCCTCGGAGCGGCTCTCGCGACTCTAACCGCGTACGATATAACCGCAACCGCAAACGCCTGCCATCGTCCTCCTCCCTTGGTAACCGTTTTTTCATTCGGAGGGCCACGTGTAGGGAATAGAAGCTTCCGATCCGAGTTGAGTAAAAGAGGGGCTAAGGTCCTACGGATTGTGAACTCGGATGATTTCATCACAAAAGTGCCCGGTTTTGTGATTGACAACAATGACGTGTCCGAGATTAATGATCTATCGGATTCGGGTTTGCCAGGGTGGCTACAAAAACGGGTGGATACTAGATGGGTCTATGCTGATGTGGGTAAAGAATTGAGGTTAAGTAGTAAGGAGAGTCCGTATCTTAGTAACCCTGACGTTGCCACGTGTCATGATCTTAAGACGTATCTACACTTGGTTGATGGATTTGTCAGCTCCACGTGTCCTTTTAGAGCAACGGCCAAGAGGCTGCTAACCAAAAGCTaacttctttttatatattGGTTTGTACATATATAACTCAATGAGTCTTACTCAATTTGGTaactaatattattgattggacaattcaaattttgttatttttattaattcattgtCCATCTTCATAGGTTAATTTTAAGAGTATGATCAATCGAtgttagtatttttaaaatCGTGATTATTCAATGAAATAGCTAGGTCGTTAAATAGACAAGTAGAGTGGTCTTAATTACTTTTCTAAACATGATTTTGTTTAgaagattttttgtttaatttaaccTTGTAGTAATagcattaaattaatatcatacttatttttcataaatttaatttatttagacaatttaaataaaaaaatattgcttTTACCCTTTTGCCTAAAGAGGACGGTGACAACTTATATTTGGGAACTTTCAATTTATCTCCCATGAtcaattatttatgttaaaattattattatttgttttaaagttaaataaattggAGGATGTTCTTAATTAGAGTTTTTTTACCATAACCATAAAATGTTTTggtaaaatcattttaataatcaGATCTAAATagttatttcattataaaagtactacaaattatttttaaaaaaataaaagatttaggAATTACTAGCTAATAATTGGGACCACACGCACAATGTTTGAACcggtatttaaattaaaaattcaaaaaatagttAACACAAATTAAAACACTATACATGAGATTGATAGATGTTGGTCATATcagaaatgaatgaattaatagTCACAACCCAAATgatgaaattaatttatagCTAGGTCTAGCAGTACGTACTACTACTACAAAGTACGTAACCTAGTTAGTGACTGATCATTATGATTCTTTGATAGTACTTTCTATCCCATTCCCATTCCATTTTCCATTCccactttattattattattattattattatgataactTGGCCCTGTTTGGTGAACAACCTATACCAACATCCaattaagaagaaaataaatatttgaccaaaataatattaataccaCACATCTTTCTTTCCCCACAGTATTAGCTAGGGTAAGTtcaatattattgaatataaattatcaaactTAATTTAAAGTTATGAAGAATGGGTGGTACTAGGGTTTGGTAGggtagggtttagggtttagttaGGTTGTAGCTAGCATTACTTTGATCTCTTTATTGATTTGgtcattcattaaaaaaaaatcaagatttcTAAGTCGTTGGATGAATAAGaaactttataataaaatattgtggtAGCTAGCTAGGCTTAATTAGTTTGGTTAATTGTggtttaaatgttatattttgtttgatcaacttaattaaatgtttcatttttttaaaagtggaTTTCTATTAGGGATGTCAATTATAACTCACATGTGGTTTTGACCCGAACTGTCCCGCTAAGGAAGGTTTTCCCCCGAAATCGAACGGTAAATAGTATTTGTGTCCCTGCCTCGAACACTAATAAACATATATagtttactaatatatttatttattttcatatttaataggatttttaagtttattactttataataatatatattttcaatctattataatatatataatattgaaagatccatttatataatttttaatttttttttcataatatggtATAACGGTGTTACACGAGAATTCCTTAAAACTGAACGAGGAGAGaatgatagtaaaaaaaattcgaAATAGAATGAGGCGGGATGAGAAACGTATTCCCCTCCTCAATCCGCCCTATTGTCACTAATTTCTAGTGTTAATAGTACTGTTTTCCACTTGAAGTCTTATGAATCAAACTATCCCTAATTTGTGCACAAATAAAAGTTTTGAATACTAACTCACTACTTAAAAGGGTTGATCCAATCGAGGTAATGTTGCCATTTTTAGTGAACCACCATTCTTAGAGTAAGCAAGTGCCTATACTTGTATAAACTAGCACGGAAAAGAAGTGAATTGATCACGTTATTAGGGAATGACTAATTTTCTAAGGAGGAATGtgcttaaaattttttttagttacaCTTATAAGAATGAGTGGCGAGAATTGGAAATTTGCTTAATATAATTGAGAATGTTTTAAATTTCTAAAAGGAGTgtggaaaagaaaaaagattaaATCTAAACTTAAATAAACACAATAGTTTAGTTGATGTAATGTCCATAAGAAAAGGAAAGACATATTTGAGTACAAGATTAACAtctattttattgtatttagtttaaattttttatttttttgaaaaaaattaattcaatatgaTTTAAGTGATagttgtttaaatatataacgacaaaaaaaaaacataagtgTTCATATTGTCACTAAATATAACGAGATTAActattttgaagaatttttaatttgtattgtCGCACTATTTTTTGTGTTGtttcatttgaaattatttttgtaaattggtTTGTAATGTCTGACAATATTGATTCACCATACCTGTTATGTAATAAGTTTATTCTaatcacttttatatttttttttaatttttggtgtgagcttaaattattttaacaaacaaacttattattaacatacaaacaaattattttaaatttataaataaaaaatagtttaaaataaattgatgttAAATTGAGTGGGAATTTAACTACTACTCAAGTTAAGGATGTGGTAATTTTGGTCTTGCCCTTTTCTAAGCTCTAAATTATAAACTATTCTAGTGTGTGATTGCAACTaacttttacaaattaaataatataatatattattttttaaggaattcaactatttcattatttattacaATTGCAATGAATGCATTCATTGTATGTGAGAatcacataatatatattttttatatttcaaacaaTCAAATTACTCAATTTACCCATCAATAAACTaaaatactttaataaaattaaaattttaaataaaaaaattataataatttaaccaatttaaatctcaaataacatatatatatatatatatatataataataaaaatccaCAAATAACTAACTTAAACTGCATTCTAAAATAGTAGTGAGAACAACCATCAATATTAGTGCAAGTTGGATTCAATTTAATTTTCCATAAATAAGATCTGATTTAGTAACTTGTTCAGTTGGGTTTATTACAAAAATCCAAATACaaccaaatatataatattatcataaaaaacCTATTGAACAAGCTTatatagtaaataatataagCTGAATTAAACCAATACATTAAAAGAACAAATTGAATGACACATGGTCATAAATTAATGTTACATTTAAGTTATACATATTGAAACCATGCACATTGAGGCGTGAATTCAACTATTTATGGTGATATATTGTTGAAATGAAAAAAGCATTTTAaaaagtgagaaaaaaaaatgaaaggcTGGTAGCAGCCAAATGGTCGGTGTCTACTCAACTGACAAGTAAACCCtaactttataaattatatattttatatatatatattgaagtaATTAATTAGCACGCCATTTGCTCATTCTCTTTGACCGTTGATCAGTGCTCCCTAATTaatcgggaaatttgatgaaatggcccttatggcttaattccaaaaaaggcccgcgtctgctaatgtttgcaaaatgggcctttttgccctgcgaaatgtccatTTTACCCCTGTAATTGCACTTACTCGAATTatacttacgcgaattacacttacgcgaattacacttacgcgaattacacttacgcgtattacacttacgcgaattacacttacgcgtattacacttacgcgaattacacttacgcgtattacacttacgcgaattacattattgttattgttactCTTCCAATATCTTACGCGAATTGTTATTGAGTAATGGAAAATTGTTATTCTTCCATTATTACTAGGGGATATTGTTATTAAGTAAATAACTTAACATATAGATTCTTGATTTTATGATTATTGTTACTCTTTTACAAATATTGTCCCATACAATTTTAGTATGAACAAGCCATTCTATCCTATTTTCCTAATCAACACTTGGATTAAGTATTCATCAGTCAATGTATTTTTGCACAAAAGCATTCTATATCATATCTCATATGGGGGTTCATTTTAAGGCTTGGATTAGATGGTATATATGGAAAATGAAAGGACCTCCATATATCTAAACATGAGgagtttttcttttcttttcttagaGAATGCTAGTACAACATGGAAACCACTTCAATCAAGATGCTTTCGAAAAATCAACCTCCTCTTAGTTATAGCAATTAAAAGCACCAAAGTAAAGGAGTAGTAAATACTGAACATAAGTAGCAAAACTGAAATATAGAATGTCTCTAACATACTCTCTTGTTCTCTTAGTTAATATGAAAAAGTATGTccaaatttgtataaattactTATCTCTTTAGCTTTTTATTACAGGGTATTTATGTCCAAATAGTTTCATACCGCCCATCCTTAAAACCCACCTCAAAATCATAAGATTATTTACCTATGTTTGACATTTTCAGAAGATTTGTGGTTCGTACAACTGTTATTTTATCATGGTTAAAACTGAAAGTGAAATTTGTTTTTTGGGTATAAAATGTGTCTAGATCCATATTAGAGTGTGATTTGTTTTGCTTAATTTAGTATATAAACTTCTTTTCTAGATAATGATCCATATAATTCTAGATCATTGTGATTTTTTACAAAATAGCAAATGTAGATATTTTCTAATGATGATGaacatgaaaaaaagaaaaagtgtaTACCAAAACAACCTAATCTTATGTTTTGTCCAAGTACCCAACTGCGGttgtttattttgtatattcCATTTGCAGAGTGTTTGTGGCACATGATCTTTGTGGAGCATAAGTAGTGTGGTGTCCCAAAAAAAGGCCTGAGGCTTGCcgcacattttgacatgttctACAGCCTACAGTACCATCATCTGAATGAAATTCTTAAAGATGGCTGTAGCAGTTGATCAACATAACAGATTGAAGACATTATTAGTCctccctcctcctcctcctcctcctagATGCATCAGACTCGTGGAATTGGACCAGACAAATCATGTTTCCTTAAACCACCAGCAAGCCATGGAACTTATCAATGTCAACAGAAGCATCTCCACCCCTTGTCTTTCTGCATCATCCCCCCCTTTCATATAATAACAACAAAGAAGCAAATTTAATTGCCGGTCAAGGGATTGAAGTAATTGGTGGCCACCATGATCCAAAATCTCGTCTTCTCATAACAAAAGTGGCTCTAGCTCTACAATCTGGTGCTGATCCTCTCCCAGCGGCTAGTGGTTTAACTGGCGCCTACTTATTACCTGGTCAAGTCGGTTCTAGCATGAGTAGCATTGTTGCTGTTATTAAGCCGATAGAAGAGCCACCTATGGAGGATTTGGGCAGCCCTAAAGGGTTCTCCGGGCAAATGCTTGGCCAACCGGGAAGAAGACCCTCGATCAGATTAGGAGAAACCGGGGCACGTGAATTGGCAGCTTACCTTCTAGACCATGATGGATTTTCCGGTGTTCCTCCAACCGCGTTACTTAGAATATCCTCGGATGCGTTTCCTTCAAGCATAGGGAAAATGAAACCGTATTGATTAGGAAAATAGGATAGAATGGCTTGTTTATACTAAAATTGTATGGGACAATATTTGTAAAAGAGTAACAATAATCAGAAAATCAAGAATCTATATGTTAAGTTATTTACTCAATAACAATTACActtacacttacgcgaattccAATATCCCCTAGCAAACTCAATTCCATCAAGAATCTCCTGCAATAATGGAAAATAATGTTCaaacaaactaaaaattatatttaattcaaaaaaccAGGAAATGGAAAATGTGTACCATAGTAATTAATCCATATGTTAAGTTATTTACTTAATTGCAGCAAAAGTAAAATTTGACAGAAAATATATGGATGCACCTTCTAGAAGATCAAAATAGGAATAGGTTCATCATTAATGGAAGATGGAAGACAAAATGAAAGAGcatgttttaatataaatgagcaTTGAATTCATGGTTCATCGTCCAATCTGACTTTCTGCCTACTTCATCCATCAATCTGCCTACGCTAGCGAATCCTCTACTGATGTTGAGAGTGTTAAGCTCCGTCGGATTCTCCATATCCGTCGAAATGTTTAACTTCTGCTTCCATAGATCAATGAAGTACAAACCCATGTGAGTTGATTGTCATTTATATAGATAAACTTGTAAGATTTACTTAAAATCCTAAATCCTCATCCAACATAATAGCACTTGgataatattcaaaaccctaaaaTACATAAGAAGGCATTGAGACGAGAATGTCTTACCTTAGCAGAGCAGCGGGATCGAAGGAGATAGGGTTTGAGAGAGAGTCGGAACCCTAAAAATTGGAGATTTAAAATGAGGGTCAAAATTAGGTGCTTTATGTAGTatgaaagacgcatattacataatgcGCGTATATGTAATACGCGTCTTTCAAtgtacgcatattacatattacgcgtaagtgtaattcgcgtaagtgtaattcacgtaagtgtaatacgcgtaagtgtaattcgcgtaagtgtaattcgcgtaagtgtaattcgagtaAATGCAATTACAGGGGTAAAatggacatttcgcagggcaaaaaggcccattttgcaaacattagcagacgcgggccttttttggaattaagccacttatgagggccatttcatcaaatttcccaattaATCTACTTCCGTCCtcataaactatatatattaatgtcaCATATTTAACTAATTCTCGTGGGTTATATATAACCCGTACTTAATCAGACGCAAAATTTGCTGACTGACGGGTTCGTACCCAGAAACTTAGAGAAGAACTTAGAGAGGTTGTTGATATATTCAACTCTTGTTACTGCTAGACTAGAAGAGAGTATgaactttaattttgtttttttgagaTAGACTTGAAAAagataaagaataaattattgatgattCGACTAAATTGAACGTGGgttttgatattttttgaattaaatgaaaattatggGTCATTTCATAttcttacaataaataaataaaaaataatcaggATGATCTTATGCCCATCTCTAACGTAAATCCACAATGCtccattctaattaattaagtcaGAATTGAATATAAGATATGATGTCCATTTGGGATGAACtctttttttaaagttatattacTAAAGTATTATtggaatttaacaatttaaaattatgaaaataaattaaagaagttttttttaatacataaattgaaagaaaatatatgatgtgattttttatttaaatctaaaagatcaaacaagcttaagtcatatatatattattgatcacccattaagaatataaaatatatatatagtcaataattataataagttaaacattattataactTTGAATATAGGCTTG from Impatiens glandulifera chromosome 5, dImpGla2.1, whole genome shotgun sequence includes:
- the LOC124939668 gene encoding phospholipase A(1) DAD1, chloroplastic-like gives rise to the protein MDIKGLKLGIGHGVINRQRNLQLHAPRGMSVMPRGGMLMKKITCSSIKTGVNMDQRADVVATGRLSDMWQDYQGSNHWDGLLDPMDDNLRGEILRYGDFVDAAYMSFDFDTSSPGYATCRFPKNTMLSDCGLGGRGYTTTRYLRATSGVRLPRWVDDRAPSWISARSSWMGYVAVCNDKEEISRLGRRDVVIAYRGTATCLEWVENVRATLTCLDGESGQNPTENNPMVESGFLSLYTSRTSPSDQSLRDSVKEEMARIMQTYGDEPLSVTVVGHSLGAALATLTAYDITATANACHRPPPLVTVFSFGGPRVGNRSFRSELSKRGAKVLRIVNSDDFITKVPGFVIDNNDVSEINDLSDSGLPGWLQKRVDTRWVYADVGKELRLSSKESPYLSNPDVATCHDLKTYLHLVDGFVSSTCPFRATAKRLLTKS